A stretch of DNA from candidate division TA06 bacterium:
TCTTCTGATTTCTCTGCGATTCTGCAAGTCTCATACTCACGGCATAATGGGTTGGTTCGTCCCAAAGAGGAATGACACTCCGATGGTGTTACATCAGAAGGCTTGCCGCAAATGAAGCCGGCAAGATACTCGGTCTTCTCCTCACGATTCATCCGGGTTGCCTCCACAGGCCCAGATGACTGCCTTGCGTATGTACTCTGGAACGGGAATTATCTCGTTAGATAACACCAATTGGGTAGCCAGCGCTTGTGCAAACTCACCTTTATCAATATGTTGGAGCAAATACATTGACGCATCCGCCCTACTGTCTTCCGATTCTGTACACCAATTTTTTCGGGTGAGCCCTTCATAATACTCTCGGATGCTCCCATCGGTGTCCACAAGCGACAAGGCCACGGGAATCAATACCTTTAGGTTGCTTCCTTCCATGGCGAGATCGTATTCGAATGTCTTGAGCGGGCTTGAATATAACCTAGCCCGCTCAGATGCACGTGCAGCGTCCTGAAGGTTAAGAGCGGGGTTCTCCCCCTTTGCGAGATTCGATGGTGTTGGTTTTGAATCTTTCGGTGGATCGTTATCGGTGATTCCAGCGCAACGCACAGGGACGCTCTCAGAACCACTTTCGCAGAGGTCAGCGAACAACTGCATGAAATGCTTGAAGTAGATCCCATTCATGTTGATGACCGACACTCCTGCGTCCTCCAGGGTTTCCGGCAGTTCCTTGTGTTCACGCAATACTATCTTCGCGAGCTCAGGCAGTAACATCGCCTCTCCAATACCTTCAACAAGGATGATGCCTCGAGCGAATAGCAAAGTCGACTTGGTGGCGTCGAGCCACCGATTCAAAAAAGCCTTGCTATGATCGGTGAGACCGCAAGAACGTAGCGCAATGGCACGCGGCATCTCATTCACGACACATAGTTGGATTACCGTGTCCAGGGAAACAGATGAGGCAAGAACGGGCGAATGAGTCGTGACGATTACCTGGACATTTTTGTCTCTGGCGGTGTTCTCAAGATACTTAAGTAGACGAATCTGGAGTTGGGGATGTAAGTGGGCTTCAGGTTCTTCAATCAAGAGCACCCGAAGGTAATCCGTTTCGTCATGAGTTTCGGTGAGTTCAGCAAGAACGGTGGCGAGGTAGAGCAAATTGTTGTAACCCAAACTGTTTTCATCAAGCACCCTGAAATCCGCTGGAGAAGATGCACCTCCGATATTTGGAAAAAACAAGAGTCTCAGGCTTTCCACGATCCGGCTGAAGCTGACTTC
This window harbors:
- a CDS encoding DUF2813 domain-containing protein; the encoded protein is MYLNELHIEGYKGFRNPFSVFLRKGLNVIVGENASGKTAIIDAIRLLLREDEFGHSPVTESDFHRPFHPLQEAAQAFRLRAVFADLSDKEHVAFLPWSDMDGNASLALLVDNKPNHRGRYKRTLWGGASQASMFEWELFDTINCVYLPPLRDAEARLSEGKSSRLARLLKNLQRQAIQEAKQKGEPLPLEKEVHEFNKQLSSDKDGPIAQANNLIRTRLLESLGSVFGQDTHIQFSEVSFSRIVESLRLLFFPNIGGASSPADFRVLDENSLGYNNLLYLATVLAELTETHDETDYLRVLLIEEPEAHLHPQLQIRLLKYLENTARDKNVQVIVTTHSPVLASSVSLDTVIQLCVVNEMPRAIALRSCGLTDHSKAFLNRWLDATKSTLLFARGIILVEGIGEAMLLPELAKIVLREHKELPETLEDAGVSVINMNGIYFKHFMQLFADLCESGSESVPVRCAGITDNDPPKDSKPTPSNLAKGENPALNLQDAARASERARLYSSPLKTFEYDLAMEGSNLKVLIPVALSLVDTDGSIREYYEGLTRKNWCTESEDSRADASMYLLQHIDKGEFAQALATQLVLSNEIIPVPEYIRKAVIWACGGNPDES